A portion of the Lolium rigidum isolate FL_2022 chromosome 1, APGP_CSIRO_Lrig_0.1, whole genome shotgun sequence genome contains these proteins:
- the LOC124658986 gene encoding uncharacterized protein LOC124658986, giving the protein MDRRTSFAVPRVRVSIPNLLPTLFEPQNATPYPKADVGDDNAALPERRLTVLALQLALLEKAASRLGTLAFIWATVVLLGGFAITLGRTDFWCITVLLLIEGTRILGRSHELEWQHQAISCARAVHTFSWMQLLSALACVSLSLLRLLHQHYGGSEEARTNRSAALNIFYGLALAEALLFLVEKALWEWKVGHCRLLESVAADYNLAPSAGEVGIRLFFYNSYSRCLDGSIFDGLHMDLVSYGDNLVTSGSHYEQSVGAGILVALAESNRFSDATLRKIGVSAPTIERLIEMLSWKDLSDREVRRSAAVAVSMLTGKKVIALRITGIPGAIESVASLLYADQDELNLLGLSILKNLAHDHDNCDKIGSTRGLLDKIISYSSLDHGLAPTTPRDMRLKAVKQSLHVVKRLASMTGNTGKLLRRELTDIVFTVSNIRDVLQQQEKKFQLELHQLAIEILTSLSMDDEARELIGGTGGMVSVLVAMFLQPMAITECRQPNTIRVEAGEALAMLALESKKNCGTIIMALGGGVGRLMAALNDPVVIIWAARILHNLCSYAGDEWQLPLKGVTTGATKVLRTIMVEKGKILNIFLRLAAQMIRYMEPGELCASLAMASVVDEGLARTLVQVLQEYSCPSMDMPRVRRYTIELAVAMMRSDVRYVALFVELGLEDQLRHVAATTSMLECFNVFSGSVGLGHHAVSIHTLVESALDVMKG; this is encoded by the coding sequence ATGGATCGTCGCACTAGTTTCGCCGTCCCGAGGGTCCGCGTGAGTATCCCCAACCTGCTGCCGACCCTGTTCGAGCCGCAGAATGCCACACCGTACCCAAAGGCCGATGTTGGTGATGACAACGCAGCATTGCCGGAGCGTCGCCTCACCGTGCTGGCTCTCCAGTTGGCGTTGCTTGAGAAGGCGGCGAGCCGACTGGGCACACTGGCCTTCATTTGGGCCACGGTGGTGCTCCTCGGCGGCTTCGCGATCACGCTGGGCCGCACCGACTTCTGGTGCATCAcggtcctcctcctcatcgaggGCACCCGCATCCTGGGCCGCAGCCATGAGCTAGAGTGGCAGCACCAGGCCATCTCCTGCGCCCGCGCCGTGCATACCTTTTCGTGGATGCAGCTGCTCTCGGCGTTGGCGTGTGTGTCCCTCTCCCTCCTACGCCTCCTCCACCAACACTACGGGGGCAGCGAGGAAGCGCGAACAAACCGCAGCgccgcgctcaacatcttctatgGCCTCGCGCTCGCTGAGGCACTCCTATTCCTTGTCGAGAAGGCGCTGTGGGAATGGAAGGTGGGTCACTGCCGCCTCCTGGAAAGCGTGGCCGCCGACTATAACCTCGCACCTAGTGCCGGCGAGGTCGGCATCCGCCTCTTCTTCTACAACTCTTACTCGCGATGCCTTGATGGGAGCATCTTCGACGGCCTTCACATGGACCTCGTCTCCTACGGCGACAACCTCGTCACATCGGGCTCCCATTACGAGCAAAGTGTCGGCGCCGGCATCCTCGTCGCGCTCGCTGAGTCCAACCGCTTTTCTGATGCCACACTGCGCAAGATTGGCGTCTCTGCGCCCACCATCGAGCGTCTCATCGAGATGCTCAGCTGGAAGGACTTGTCAGATAGGGAAGTCCGGCGGTCGGCGGCAGTGGCCGTGTCCATGCTCACGGGAAAGAAGGTCATCGCGCTCCGCATAACCGGCATCCCAGGAGCAATTGAATCCGTGGCATCACTGCTCTATGCCGACCAAGACGAACTCAACCTACTCGGCCTCTCCATCCTAAAAAATTTGGCGCACGACCACGACAACTGTGACAAGATTGGCAGCACGCGGGGACTTCTTGACAAGATCATCTCCTACTCCAGCCTCGACCATGGTCTGGCGCCGACAACGCCGAGAGACATGAGGCTCAAGGCTGTGAAGCAATCTCTCCACGTGGTGAAGAGGTTGGCTAGCATGACAGGGAACACGGGGAAGCTCCTCCGGAGAGAGCTCACCGACATTGTCTTCACCGTGAGCAACATCAGGGATGTTCTGCAGCAGCAAGAAAAGAAGTTCCAGCTCGAGCTGCACCAGCTGGCGATTGAGATACTCACGAGCCTCTCCATGGATGACGAGGCGAGGGAACTCATAGGCGGTACAGGTGGCATGGTGAGCGTGCTAGTCGCCATGTTTTTGCAACCGATGGCGATTACGGAGTGTCGACAGCCAAACACCATCCGGGTGGAGGCTGGCGAGGCGCTTGCGATGTTGGCCCTTGAGAGTAAGAAAAACTGCGGCACGATCATAATGGCTCTCGGGGGAGGGGTAGGACGGCTCATGGCTGCCCTGAACGACCCCGTCGTCATCATATGGGCCGCGAGGATCCTACACAACCTATGCTCCTACGCCGGCGATGAGTGGCAACTCCCATTGAAAGGGGTCACTACCGGTGCCACCAAGGTGCTGAGGACCATCATGGTGGAGAAGGGGAAAATACTTAACATCTTTCTCAGGCTTGCCGCCCAGATGATCAGGTATATGGAGCCAGGGGAGCTCTGTGCAAGCCTCGCCATGGCAAGCGTGGTAGATGAGGGGCTAGCAAGGACGCTCGTGCAGGTGCTGCAGGAGTATAGCTGCCCGTCCATGGACATGCCTCGGGTCCGCCGATACACCATCGAGCTCGCGGTCGCCATGATGCGGTCAGATGTGCGTTACGTGGCCCTCTTCGTGGAGCTTGGGCTGGAGGACCAGCTAAGGCACGTGGCTGCAACCACTTCGATGCTCGAGTGCTTCAACGTCTTCTCCGGGAGCGTTGGGCTCGGCCACCACGCTGTCAGCATCCACACCCTTGTCGAGTCGGCATTGGATGTGATGAAGGGCTGA